The window TCTCCTCAAACTTTCTCTCGAAAGGCAAAAGCTTCCCCTTGATATCCGTGCAATGAATACAGTACGGGTTATCCGGGTTCTGAGCACCGTGCTCCTCGTTGGTCGCCATCGGCATACCACAACTCTCACAGCGCAAAGCGAGCGACATAAGGTCCGACAGGAAACAAGACCCAGACGAGAACTAATAACCCCACTGGACAAGCCGCGACCAAACACGGGTAACAAAATACTGCACGGCATCTACACTTCCGCGAATTCTTGGAGGATGGTCCACCACCCATGATGTATCGGGTGATTTTGTCATTTTCCCTACTCTGGCTTAATA is drawn from Candidatus Bathyarchaeia archaeon and contains these coding sequences:
- a CDS encoding zinc ribbon domain-containing protein: MSLALRCESCGMPMATNEEHGAQNPDNPYCIHCTDIKGKLLPFERKFEEMVKNAMDTRWMNKEQAEKYVLSQMAELPAWRDHVAEMKSGAKASSG